In the Drosophila virilis strain 15010-1051.87 chromosome 4, Dvir_AGI_RSII-ME, whole genome shotgun sequence genome, TGAGCAGATCTATGGGCTGTAGATCAACAAATTCCAGTGGGATCAGCTCAAAATCGCTGTCATCGTTATTTcgcatattatatatagttgaACTGGATTCTATGCTCATATCACTATCGGATAATTGGTCGATAATTTCTTCCTCCGATACCATATCAATATCCTGTTCCTCCTCACTCGTTTCTTCCGTTTCTAGCTCGTCGTTTTCATAACCCGAATCTGGCTCTTGTTGACTGGCCCAGCTGGCCTGCTGCTCTCTGGATTCTACAGATgaattgtatttgatttaatgGGAATTTTTGTAGCTTGCTGAACAACCTACCCAAGCTCTGCTGTGGCGCATGCATTATCAAATGGAGCAGCGCTTCTGTTACTGGTCCTGTTTTGGGTTCTGGCATTTTATCGAAATACAGTTGAAAAAATTGTTCGGCATTTTGCAGCCTCAGAGGCCTTTCCGGTTTCCCAGTTTGTGTGCAGACCAGCAAGGCTGATTGCTCTGCTCCCATATTTTGGATTcagttaaatattaataaacatttaacgTGTCTAAGCAAGGACTGCTAAGATTTGCTTTCGCAATTCCTATTTGACGTTTGAGAAGCTAGAATTATTTGTAATACCTTTTCGCCAATCAAACTGTTTAAAATGACAGAAAAACGCAATTATGTGGCAACACTGGAGAGCCGCCAGATCCTTGAAAGTTTATGCAACGCAGCAAAAGCCCGCTATCTAAAAACGGGTAATGCAAACAAATGTGAAGATGCCGTTAAAATTGGGAGCTTTAAAgcacacagcaacagcatttgTCTTGGAGTTAACGAAGACCTAATACCCTTACACAAGTATATCAGATGTGCAATTTCTCTATAAAAGCCTGTTATACAGCAACTTAGCTTTATATTGGGGATAGCCTATTATTGGGAacctataaaaataaacaaatggcaaatattgaaaatcaataataattttattggaCAGCTCTACGAACCAATCCAATATTGGCCTATTTTAAGGAGCGCTAAACTTTACATGAATGCATTTTCGCACCTAAGAGTCTCATAGGTTTTCTATTTAACTTTCCAATTAAACGctttgacatttattagcgAATTTATATtgagaaatacaaaaaaaaaaataaataacaaaaaaaaatgtatgtcgctaattgtttggcatttgttgtttatttagatCAAAGCATTAGTCAGCGTTTAGCTAAGCACAACACGTATGAGCCATGCTAGTCGGGCGGACATGCTTCGGTATTCCTGAAATGAGCCGAGGCAAAAAAGTTCTCATTGAAATGGCGTTTCAGCCTCAGAGCTTTTGGGCGCTTAGCTTTTGGCCAAAGCTCGCCGCTGACCGGTCCACAAAGCTATTGTTTATTATAGTTTAAGTGGACCGGCTTGTAGTTGGCTTTAATATTATCTTGCTGGTATAAATAGGCGGCTGTTGTAGAATTTTCAGCTCAtttcaagtttttcttttgtgccGTGTGGTTTTGTCTTTAAGCGGTAGGTAACGGTTTAACCAAACTTCAACTAAGCAAACGTGCAGtgtcataaaaatattattttaataataacgCTAGGACTGCGGCTCAAAGTTCAATATTCACAAAAACAGACTTGAGAAAAGGAATCAACTTGAATAAATAAGTTTCACAACGAATACAAAGCTAGGCATACTGAATATACTAattgcatataattataatattaaataaattttgccAGTTTTTCGCATTTATATTTTGCGTCCAGATTACCATAATTCCAATATTATAGTTGTACTCGAGCTTCAAGCTTCAATGAACTCAACTCGAATAATTGCTGTTATTGCGCCAGGCAGACGTCAGAAAACGTCGATGtttcatttaaacaaataaaccaaCCGGTTTGCCCAAAGGCCTaaagccaaaaaacaaaaacaaaaaaaaaaataacaagaaaaacaTTGATTTCATGTTGCTAGACAAAACGCCGACGACAACTTGTGTCCAATGCTGAACTTTAACATATAACAAGATATATATGCTTGCATATGAATATGGCTATATAAATCTCAGACTTGAGGCTGGGCTCAAACTGGCTTGAcacttggttttttttttttttgtgtttgggtCTTTGGG is a window encoding:
- the LOC6634160 gene encoding uncharacterized protein; the encoded protein is MGAEQSALLVCTQTGKPERPLRLQNAEQFFQLYFDKMPEPKTGPVTEALLHLIMHAPQQSLESREQQASWASQQEPDSGYENDELETEETSEEEQDIDMVSEEEIIDQLSDSDMSIESSSTIYNMRNNDDSDFELIPLEFVDLQPIDLLNIDDPQLEFEQEFIIRVADLNEE